The following coding sequences lie in one Syngnathus scovelli strain Florida chromosome 1, RoL_Ssco_1.2, whole genome shotgun sequence genomic window:
- the haus6 gene encoding HAUS augmin-like complex subunit 6 isoform X2 produces MASQMLKDCGTNLWFCLLALGFEPERQLQLFARDSKYIKLGADMFDKANKYAFLIVVQFLLQTLDPPRFQKAFKFCWPPYNAKQDAEFRKETLAWLQEIMVESGFVGPKVLASWLVSPGGPKFIGLMVHLVKHVMRREMKTYTKDESRVADVVFEPTSSRHMALRRCRVARKKFLEQVAHHGRFFLDLQKKVQSQADTMRDLRAQSQKQNGGESVREDFADKAQMVARLWATVDGMLAMTEAEREVLESVLGGEVDRYALAGRPLRVSRGLLERPSRRLSSGTADEAAQLNLLRLLELMNHRLHLLREEPCGGSSSSPPLSLPRLQQIQRQMARQLQNSKLLRVKISQEEIPKMRGAVGELEAALDSKWAGVLKGKSLVSLLDGDPVLALLSPTARLPFEAARDQSDASCVFSKFPAKLPDGCAESSGRQVSGDLSQLKSAPRPAAEDQGAFGLADSTGLDSSLDRLVDGKTPAGRPQFADTVSASSPTRDGEAGSDPGAMRGCFRRDPFASREQRPRTPETLIVDTESSRRQALREDDGDSDGGVLPWHTTSSGQRQLFWGSFLQQETLPSYDSLLSLDDDAEEEEPCPNAADETPAEACRDGSPERPRPAHDVLVAPALLPSPLISFSP; encoded by the exons atggcaagCCAAATGCTGAAGGACTGCGGCACCAATCTATGGTTCTGCCTCCTCGCGCTGGGCTTTGAGCCAGAGCGGCAGTTGCAGCTCTTCGCGCGCGACTCCAAGTACATCAAACTGGGAGC GGATATGTTCGACAAAGCCAACAAGTACGCCTTCCTGATTGTCGTCCAATTCCTGTTGCAGACGCTCGATCCTCCGCGATTTCAAAAGGCATTCAA ATTTTGCTGGCCTCCCTATAACGCTAAACAAGATGCAGAGTTTCGCAAAGAGACCCTCGCTTGGCTGCAAGAAATCATG GTTGAAAGCGGATTCGTCGGCCCCAAAGTGTTGGCGTCATGGTTGGTCTCGCCCGGAGGCCCCAAATTCATCGGCTTGATGGTGCATTTAGTCAAGCACGTCATGCGGCGGGAAatgaaaacctacaccaaag ACGAGAGCCGGGTCGCCGACGTCGTCTTCGAGCCGACGTCTTCGCGCCACATGGCGCTGAGGAGATGCCGCGTGGCCCGAAAAAAGTTCTTGGAGCAGGTGGCGCACCACGGTCGCTTTTTCCTGGACCTGCAGAAAAAAGTCCA GAGCCAGGCGGATACCATGCGAGACCTCCGGGCCCAGAGTCAAAA ACAGAACGGCGGCGAGTCTGTCCGAGAGGATTTTGCCGATAAAGCCCAAATG GTGGCACGCCTGTGGGCGACCGTGGACGGAATGCTGGCGATGACCGAGGCCGAGCGCGAGGTGCTGGAGAGCGTGCTCGGAGGAGAAGTGGATCGCTACGCGCTAGCCGGCCGCCCCCTGCGCGTGTCCCGTGGCCTGCTGGAGCGGCCCTCGCGGCGG TTGAGCTCGGGGACCGCGGACGAGGCCGCTCAGCTGAACCTCCTGCGGCTCTTAGAGCTGATGAACCACCGCCTGCACCTCCTGCGAGAGGAGCCGTGTGggggctcctcctcctcgccgCCGCTCAGCCTGCCGCGGTTGCAGCAAATCCAGCGGCAGATGGCCCGCCAGCTGCAGAACTCAAAGCTCCTCAG AGTGAAGATTTCCCAGGAGGAAATTCCCAAGATGAGGGGCGCCGTCGGAGAGCTGGAAGCGGCGTTGGACAGCAAGTGGGCCGGCGTACTAAAAGGCAAATCTTTGGTGTCCTTGCTCGACGGCGATCCG GTACTCGCTCTTCTTTCGCCAACGGCTCGTCTGCCGTTTGAAGCGGCGCGTGACCAAAGTGATGCCAGTTGCGTCTTCTCCAAGTTTCCCGCCAAGCTCCCCG ACGGCTGCGCCGAGTCCTCAGGGCGTCAAGTAAGCGGCGATCTCTCGCAACTGAAGAG CGCCCCACGCCCGGCGGCAGAAGACCAGGGCGCCTTTGGGCTCGCCGACTCGACCGGACTCGACTCCTCGCTCGACCGGCTCGTCGATGGGAAGACGCCAGCCGGGAGGCCGCAG TTTGCAGATACCGTAAGCGCAAGCAGTCCAACGCGAGACGGCGAGGCGGGTTCCGACCCGGGCGCAATGCGAGGCTGCTTCCGCCGAGACCCCTTTGCCAGCAGAGAGCAGCGCCCCCGCACGCCCGAGACCTTGA TCGTGGACACGGAGAGCTCCCGGCGACAGGCCCTGCGTGAAGACGACGGAGACTCAGACGGCGGCGTGTTGCCGTGGCACACTACTTCCTCCGGCCAGCGGCAGTTGTTTTGGGGCTCCTTCCTCCAGCAAGAAACTCTGCCCAGCTACGACAGTCTGCTGAGCCTCGACGACGACGCAGAGGAAGAAGAGCCCTGCCCGAACGCGGCCGACGAGACGCCGGCGGAGGCGTGCCGGGACGGCTCGCCCGAGCGCCCTCGCCCGGCCCATGACGTTTTGGTCGCTCCCGCACTTTTGCCCTCTCCGCTCATCTCCTTCTCACCTTGA
- the haus6 gene encoding HAUS augmin-like complex subunit 6 isoform X1 produces the protein MASQMLKDCGTNLWFCLLALGFEPERQLQLFARDSKYIKLGADMFDKANKYAFLIVVQFLLQTLDPPRFQKAFKFCWPPYNAKQDAEFRKETLAWLQEIMVESGFVGPKVLASWLVSPGGPKFIGLMVHLVKHVMRREMKTYTKDESRVADVVFEPTSSRHMALRRCRVARKKFLEQVAHHGRFFLDLQKKVQSQADTMRDLRAQSQKYDELLEQNGGESVREDFADKAQMVARLWATVDGMLAMTEAEREVLESVLGGEVDRYALAGRPLRVSRGLLERPSRRLSSGTADEAAQLNLLRLLELMNHRLHLLREEPCGGSSSSPPLSLPRLQQIQRQMARQLQNSKLLRVKISQEEIPKMRGAVGELEAALDSKWAGVLKGKSLVSLLDGDPVLALLSPTARLPFEAARDQSDASCVFSKFPAKLPDGCAESSGRQVSGDLSQLKSAPRPAAEDQGAFGLADSTGLDSSLDRLVDGKTPAGRPQFADTVSASSPTRDGEAGSDPGAMRGCFRRDPFASREQRPRTPETLIVDTESSRRQALREDDGDSDGGVLPWHTTSSGQRQLFWGSFLQQETLPSYDSLLSLDDDAEEEEPCPNAADETPAEACRDGSPERPRPAHDVLVAPALLPSPLISFSP, from the exons atggcaagCCAAATGCTGAAGGACTGCGGCACCAATCTATGGTTCTGCCTCCTCGCGCTGGGCTTTGAGCCAGAGCGGCAGTTGCAGCTCTTCGCGCGCGACTCCAAGTACATCAAACTGGGAGC GGATATGTTCGACAAAGCCAACAAGTACGCCTTCCTGATTGTCGTCCAATTCCTGTTGCAGACGCTCGATCCTCCGCGATTTCAAAAGGCATTCAA ATTTTGCTGGCCTCCCTATAACGCTAAACAAGATGCAGAGTTTCGCAAAGAGACCCTCGCTTGGCTGCAAGAAATCATG GTTGAAAGCGGATTCGTCGGCCCCAAAGTGTTGGCGTCATGGTTGGTCTCGCCCGGAGGCCCCAAATTCATCGGCTTGATGGTGCATTTAGTCAAGCACGTCATGCGGCGGGAAatgaaaacctacaccaaag ACGAGAGCCGGGTCGCCGACGTCGTCTTCGAGCCGACGTCTTCGCGCCACATGGCGCTGAGGAGATGCCGCGTGGCCCGAAAAAAGTTCTTGGAGCAGGTGGCGCACCACGGTCGCTTTTTCCTGGACCTGCAGAAAAAAGTCCA GAGCCAGGCGGATACCATGCGAGACCTCCGGGCCCAGAGTCAAAAGTATGACGAGCTACTCGA ACAGAACGGCGGCGAGTCTGTCCGAGAGGATTTTGCCGATAAAGCCCAAATG GTGGCACGCCTGTGGGCGACCGTGGACGGAATGCTGGCGATGACCGAGGCCGAGCGCGAGGTGCTGGAGAGCGTGCTCGGAGGAGAAGTGGATCGCTACGCGCTAGCCGGCCGCCCCCTGCGCGTGTCCCGTGGCCTGCTGGAGCGGCCCTCGCGGCGG TTGAGCTCGGGGACCGCGGACGAGGCCGCTCAGCTGAACCTCCTGCGGCTCTTAGAGCTGATGAACCACCGCCTGCACCTCCTGCGAGAGGAGCCGTGTGggggctcctcctcctcgccgCCGCTCAGCCTGCCGCGGTTGCAGCAAATCCAGCGGCAGATGGCCCGCCAGCTGCAGAACTCAAAGCTCCTCAG AGTGAAGATTTCCCAGGAGGAAATTCCCAAGATGAGGGGCGCCGTCGGAGAGCTGGAAGCGGCGTTGGACAGCAAGTGGGCCGGCGTACTAAAAGGCAAATCTTTGGTGTCCTTGCTCGACGGCGATCCG GTACTCGCTCTTCTTTCGCCAACGGCTCGTCTGCCGTTTGAAGCGGCGCGTGACCAAAGTGATGCCAGTTGCGTCTTCTCCAAGTTTCCCGCCAAGCTCCCCG ACGGCTGCGCCGAGTCCTCAGGGCGTCAAGTAAGCGGCGATCTCTCGCAACTGAAGAG CGCCCCACGCCCGGCGGCAGAAGACCAGGGCGCCTTTGGGCTCGCCGACTCGACCGGACTCGACTCCTCGCTCGACCGGCTCGTCGATGGGAAGACGCCAGCCGGGAGGCCGCAG TTTGCAGATACCGTAAGCGCAAGCAGTCCAACGCGAGACGGCGAGGCGGGTTCCGACCCGGGCGCAATGCGAGGCTGCTTCCGCCGAGACCCCTTTGCCAGCAGAGAGCAGCGCCCCCGCACGCCCGAGACCTTGA TCGTGGACACGGAGAGCTCCCGGCGACAGGCCCTGCGTGAAGACGACGGAGACTCAGACGGCGGCGTGTTGCCGTGGCACACTACTTCCTCCGGCCAGCGGCAGTTGTTTTGGGGCTCCTTCCTCCAGCAAGAAACTCTGCCCAGCTACGACAGTCTGCTGAGCCTCGACGACGACGCAGAGGAAGAAGAGCCCTGCCCGAACGCGGCCGACGAGACGCCGGCGGAGGCGTGCCGGGACGGCTCGCCCGAGCGCCCTCGCCCGGCCCATGACGTTTTGGTCGCTCCCGCACTTTTGCCCTCTCCGCTCATCTCCTTCTCACCTTGA